The Tenuifilum thalassicum genome includes the window GGCCTTATGGGGTTCATTTCTAAATATATAGCTCTGAATGGCTGTAAGCGAATTAAAAACAAAATGTGGATTCATCTGTGAAATTAACACCTGCTGCTCGTATCGCAAAATAATGCGTTTTAACCGAATATGGTTATAAATCACAAAGGCAATAAGTAATGCAATAATCGCCAAATGAATAAGAATCAAAGTTGTTTGTGGAATAGAAGACAAAAACATGATAAACATTTGTTTGATGCAAATATATTACTTTTGGTTAAACCTTTGCCCTTTAATTTCATCGAAAAGAATAACTTTGCATGTTCATAAGTTAATAATGAAACGAAACATTACCATACTTGCTATTACCACAGCCGTTGTTATGATGTGGGTACATGCATTGGTTCCACATCACCATCATAATGGCGAGGTGTGTTTCGTTGAAACTCATGATGTAGGATACAATCACTCGGCCAATAGTAGTAATGAAAACAATAGTGAGCACCATAAGCACACATCCTGTAATCTTTTAAACGATTTAGCACAAGCTGAAAAGTTCAGGTTTCCTGCCTCAGCTTTAATTGTAAAGACTACACATATTGTACACTCTATATTGGCAGAATCTTTTTGGGCTAATCTGCATCTAAGAATATGGACATCGAAATATATTTTCTACTTCAACTTTCACAAACGCTGGCAATCGCCATTATTAAATAGCATCTCGTTTCGCGCACCTCCATTTTAGCGTTTACAATCTTTGCTTACATAGCTGCTAAGAGATAAATTGACTTATCTCCAAAAACTATTTTTTACCAAAACTATAAATTGTAATTAAAATGGTGCGAAAATTTAACATCTTGTTTTTTACAGCATTGCTTATTTTTTGGGGATGCCACAACACTAATGAATCCCATGAGCATTCACATAACGAACACAGCCACGAACACGCAGAAACGGCTGACCACGACCACGATGAAGAACTTACTCATTTCACGGTATATACCAACAACTTAGAGATTTATATTGTAGGAAAACCACTTATTATGGGAGAGGAGTCGGAACTGCTTGCTCATCTTACCAACCTTAACACGTTTAAACCTGCTGAGATTGATTCTATTGGCTTTGAAGTAAAATTCGATAACAAGGAGTACCACTTTCATGGCCATGCCACCAATACAAAGGGAATTTACCACATTCATGCAAATTTTGACTTTAACGGGGAGGCACAAGGAAAGTTGATTGTTTATAACAATAATGGAGAAACAAACGATATTGATTTGGGCAAGTTTGAGGTTTACCACTGTGAGCACGATTTTGAGGATGCTCATGAGCATCACGAAATCCCAAACTCCATACACTTCAGCAAGGAGCAGGCGTGGTCGGTTGATTTTGCTACAACAGCTGTTAATCCCATGCCAATGGGAATGGTTATCAGAACATCGGGCAGAGTAATGCCTGCCCAAAGCGATGAAAGGGTGATTACTGCAGGGGCGTCTGGTGTTGTCAACTTTTTGGAAAGTAATGTTTACGAAGGATTGATGTTAAAAAAAGCGAATCCTATTCTAAGAATAACATCAAGCGGCACTACCGACGATAACTTTTTAGTTCGGTACACAGAGGCTAAAAACAGATTTGAAATTGCAAAAGCCCAATACGAAAGGCAAAAAGCATTAGCCGTTGAAAAGATAGTTTCTGAAGCCGAGTTACAAAATTCCTTGAAAGAGTATGAGGTAGCCAAAGCTGCATATCAAACCATTGTAAAAGGGAACAGCTTGCAGGGTCAGCTCATATCTAGTCCTTTCGATGGAGAGGTTACGTCAATCTTTGTGTCAAATGGCGAATATGTTTCGGCTGGACAGCCACTTATAAAGTTAGCAAGGCTTTCAACGCAGAAAATTCAATGCTATGTTCAGCCTAAATACATTAAGGAATTGGGGAACATTAACGATGCAAACATAAGGATTGCTGGTAGCAGTAAAACTCTAAACTTACATAAAATTGGAGGAAGGATTGTTTCGGTAGGTAGAACAATAACCTCTGCTAATCATTTAATTCCAGTTACACTGGAAATACCATATACCGAAAATGTTCCCAATGGTGAAATAGCAGAAGTGTACCTACTATGCAAGCCTGCTAAAAATCTGCTAACAGTTCCCAAAACTGCTCTTCTGGAAGCACAAGGAAACTATTTTGTAATGGTACAGCATAGCCCCGAAACATTTGTTAAGCGCGAAGTTAAACTTGGCATTTCGGACGGAGTTAGAGTTGAAGTTTTAAGCGGACTTAAACCAGGCGAAAGGGTTGTAACTCGTGGAGCCATTTATGTAAAAATGGCACAAAGTTCTGGTGCATTAGATGCTCATTCGGGTCACATTCATTAAATCGTTACGGCTATGCTTGATAGGATAATAAAATTTTCGCTAAATAATAAGTACTTAATACTAGTAAGCACTTTAGTGCTTATTCTTGTTGGGCTACGTACGGTATCGACTATGGATATCGACGTGTTCCCAGACCTAACTGCGCCAACGGTGGTTGTATTGACCGATGCGCATGGTATGGCAGCCGAAGAGGTTGAACGGCTAGTTACCTTTCCCATTGAAACTGCTGTAAACGGAGCAACCGATGTTCGACGTGTACGCTCGGTTTCGGCGCAAGGATTCTCTTTTGTTTGGGTTGAATTTGATTGGGGTGCCGATATTTTTAAAGCACGACAGATTGTTAGCGAAAAGCTAATAAACGTATCCCAACAAATGCCAATGGGAGTTGGACAGCCAATGCTTGCCCCACAGAGCAGCGTTATGGGAGAAATCTTTTTTGTTGGTTTACAAGCCGACAGCACAAGCATGATGGAGCTACGCACCTTGGCTGAGTGGACCGTAAAACCGTTAATTCTTGCTACTGGTGGAGTTTCGCAGGTTACCATTATTGGAGGGGATTACAAGCAATATCAAGTTGTTGCCAATCCAACACGAATGCTTCACCTTGGAATATCGATGCACGAGCTGGTGGAGGCCTGCAAGTATATCAGCCTAAACTCAAACGCAGTTAACATTCGCGAATACGGGAATGAATATGTAGTTCGTGGAATTGCACGAACAGCCGATATTGAACAGCTTGGGCAAACACTTGTTACCACTAGAAATGGCTTACCAGTAAAGGTTAGCGATGTGGCAGATATTAAAATTGGAGCTGCTCCTAAAATGGGATACGCATCGTTTAACGCTTCGCCTGCAGTTATTCTTGCCATCTCAAAACAGCCCAATATCAACACGCTTGAGGTTACTAAAAAGATTGAAGAAAACCTCGAAAACCTAAAAAAATCGCTACCAGCAGATGTAAAACTCGATACAAAGATTTTTCGTCAGGCCGATTTTATTGAGCGGTCAGTTGGAAACGTACAACAAGCCCTAATTGAGGGAGCAATATTTGTCTCCATCATTCTTTTTCTTTTTCTAGGTAGTTTCCGAACTACCATAATCTCTCTTCTTGCCATCCCCCTTTCTCTTCTTGCCACATTTGTGGTTATGAAACTATTGGGATTAAACATCAACACCATGAGCTTAGGCGGCATGGCCATTGCCATAGGTTCACTTGTTGATGATGCCATTATTGACGTGGAAAACGTATATAAGCGACTAAGGCAAAACCGGCTGAAGCCTAAAGAGGAACGATTATCGTCATTTTCTATTGTTTTTGAGGCCTCACGTGAGATTAGAGCATCAATTATGAATGCTACACTTATTATAATAGTTGCCTTTGTGCCCCTATTCTTCCTTAGCGGGATGGAAGGTCGCATGCTTAAACCACTTGGAATTTCGTTTATAGTTTCGCTTTTCATGTCGCTACTTGTAGCCATGACACTTACTCCAGTTCTTGCTCGCATGTTATTAACTGGCGATAAGTACTTGAAACGAAACGAAAAGGAGAAATGGCTTGTTATCAAGTTACGTAATTGGTACGAAAGGTCACTTACCAAAGCGCTAAATCACAAGTGGAGCGTGATAAGTTCTGCCCTTATCCTATTGATAGCATCAGTAATCCTGCTTAGTGGTATGGGACGTAACTTTTTGCCAGAGTTTAACGAGGGCTCTCTAACGCTCTCGGTAGTTACACCACCAGGGACATCACTTGACGAGACTCATAAAGTTGGTTACTATATTGAAAAGCAACTACTAGCTATACCTGAAGTTATTTCAACTGCTCGAAGGACAGGTAGAGGGGAGCTTGACGAACACTCACAGGCAACCAATAGCTCAGAGATAGATGTAAACTACCAGCTAAAAGAACGTAGCAACGACGAATTCCTGGCAGATGTTCGCGCAACACTTGCACGCATACCTGGTATTGCTGTTACTGTTGGCCAACCGTTAGGCCATCGAATCGACCATATGCTATCAGGTACAAGGGCTAGTATTGCCATAAAACTTTTTGGCGACGACCTGAGCAGGTTATATTCACTTGGCAATCAGATTAAATCTGAGATTATTGGTATAGAGGGCCTGGTTGACGTTAACGTTGAGCAGCAGGTTGAAGTACCACAAATACAGATTAGAGCCAATAGGGCTATGCTAGCCGAGTATGGTATTAGCATAGAAGAATTTAACGAGTTTATTGATATGGTTCTTGGTGGGGAAAAACTTGCAGATATCTATGAGGGTCAACAACGTTTCGACTTGGTGGTTCGATTAGACTCAAGCTATACATCCACTATTGATGGGTTAAAATCGGTTTTAATCGATTCGCCCACACACGGGAAGGTTCCTCTTGAACAGGTTGCCGAAGTAGTTTCGGTTACCGGGCCTAACACCATAAGCCGAGAGAATGTTCAGCGTAAGCTTGTTATTTCGGCCAATGTGGCCCAACGCGACCTGCGCAGTGTAGTAAATGACATCAAAAGAACTGTAGAGGATAAAATCTCGTTTCCCGAGGGTTATAGAATTGAGTATGGCGGTCAGTTTGAAAGTGAGGCCCGCGCTTCACGTACACTTATGATTGCCTCATTAATATCTATCCTGGTAATTTTCATGTTACTTGTGGTAGAATTTCGTAACTTTGGTTTAGCAGGAATTATTCTGCTTAATTTGCCCTTAGCCCTTATTGGTGGAGTTTTTGCCATTTGGATTACATCAGGTGTAATAAGTATTCCTGCAATTATTGGATTTATTTCGTTATTCGGAATAGCTACACGTAATGGTATTTTACTAATATCTAACTATATTCGACATCATAAAATGGGAGTAGATATCCAGGAAGGAGTTATACAAGGGTCATCGGACAGGTTAAATGCAATTCTAATGACAGCATTAACCGCTGCCCTAGCCCTAATTCCTCTTGCGTTTAAGGGGCATCTTTCTGGTAACGAAATTCAAAGTCCAATGGCAAAAGTAATTTTGGGAGGCCTACTAACATCTACATTTTTAAACATTTACATTATCCCAATTGTTTATACCATGTTTGTTAAAAACAAAAAAGTTAAATACGATGATATTGAGGACTAAAATAATTGGTCTACTACTGATTTTAGCTGTAGCAGACATCTCTCACGCCCAAAATAGTTTCCAAGCTATTTTACAACAGATAGACACAAACAACCTGGCATTAAAAGTTTATCGGCAGCAACTTGAAGCCGATAAACTTGCAAGCCGAATTGGGCTATCACCAAGCAATCCTCAAGCCGAAGTAATTTACCAATGGGGTAGCCCTGTTGACATAGGCAACAAAACCACAATTAGCATAACTCAGGAGTTCGATTTTCCAACAGCTTATATTTATAAGTCAAAGCTAGCAAAAGGTTCAGAAAATTCTTATCAACACGAATATTCTATTAAACGTGCCGAGGTTCTTCAAAATGCATCAAGAGTATATGCCGATATAGTATATTACAACGCATTGGTTGCAGAACTACAGCGCCAGTACAAAAGTGCTGAAATAATTGCACACTCGCTAGAACGAAAGTTTGAGGTTGGAGAGCAAAACATAATTCCTTCAACACAAGCAAAACTAGTTATGCAAGAGCTGAGTTCTCGTCTTGAACAGATTAAAATGGAACGGCTGGCACTAAGAGACGAACTCACAGCACTTAATGGGGGTATTCCAATAGAAGTTACCGATTCGACAATGCTGCTTCCAGAACTGCCTGAATCGTTTGAAGCCTGGTATGGTAAAACCGAACAGCTTAATCCCGAATTGGCATACTTAAACAACGAAATTGAAAATAGCCGTTTAAGGCTTAGTCTGACCAAATCGGAAAGTTTGCCCACTTTCACATTGGGATATGCCAGCGAGAAGGTTGTTGGTGAGCGTTTTCAAGGCGTAGTGGCAGGCTTGTCAATTCCTCTTTGGGAAAAGTCTAATACCATTAAGCATGCAAAGGCTAACCAACGGTACGTGCAACTTGCTAAGGATGAGTACACATTTACCTACCGGCAGCAAGCCCAACGTCTTTATAACAAGGCAACCAGCCTAAACAAGCTAATATTGGAGTTGGAGCAAACCATTAAACAATACGACATAACCTCGAAACTAAAGCTTGCACTCGAAAAAGGCGAAATCTCAGTAGTTGAGTATTACAGTGAGCTTAATAGCTACAACGCAATCAGAGAAAGGCTGCTGGAGGTTCAGCATGAATATCTTTTAACATACATCGAGCTAAATAGATTTGTATACTAACGTTAACTTTTGAGTAATGGCAGAACGTAAAACCATACCAACTAATAAAGATGTTTAC containing:
- a CDS encoding DUF6769 family protein, with product MKRNITILAITTAVVMMWVHALVPHHHHNGEVCFVETHDVGYNHSANSSNENNSEHHKHTSCNLLNDLAQAEKFRFPASALIVKTTHIVHSILAESFWANLHLRIWTSKYIFYFNFHKRWQSPLLNSISFRAPPF
- a CDS encoding TolC family protein; translated protein: MILRTKIIGLLLILAVADISHAQNSFQAILQQIDTNNLALKVYRQQLEADKLASRIGLSPSNPQAEVIYQWGSPVDIGNKTTISITQEFDFPTAYIYKSKLAKGSENSYQHEYSIKRAEVLQNASRVYADIVYYNALVAELQRQYKSAEIIAHSLERKFEVGEQNIIPSTQAKLVMQELSSRLEQIKMERLALRDELTALNGGIPIEVTDSTMLLPELPESFEAWYGKTEQLNPELAYLNNEIENSRLRLSLTKSESLPTFTLGYASEKVVGERFQGVVAGLSIPLWEKSNTIKHAKANQRYVQLAKDEYTFTYRQQAQRLYNKATSLNKLILELEQTIKQYDITSKLKLALEKGEISVVEYYSELNSYNAIRERLLEVQHEYLLTYIELNRFVY
- a CDS encoding efflux RND transporter periplasmic adaptor subunit, with amino-acid sequence MVRKFNILFFTALLIFWGCHNTNESHEHSHNEHSHEHAETADHDHDEELTHFTVYTNNLEIYIVGKPLIMGEESELLAHLTNLNTFKPAEIDSIGFEVKFDNKEYHFHGHATNTKGIYHIHANFDFNGEAQGKLIVYNNNGETNDIDLGKFEVYHCEHDFEDAHEHHEIPNSIHFSKEQAWSVDFATTAVNPMPMGMVIRTSGRVMPAQSDERVITAGASGVVNFLESNVYEGLMLKKANPILRITSSGTTDDNFLVRYTEAKNRFEIAKAQYERQKALAVEKIVSEAELQNSLKEYEVAKAAYQTIVKGNSLQGQLISSPFDGEVTSIFVSNGEYVSAGQPLIKLARLSTQKIQCYVQPKYIKELGNINDANIRIAGSSKTLNLHKIGGRIVSVGRTITSANHLIPVTLEIPYTENVPNGEIAEVYLLCKPAKNLLTVPKTALLEAQGNYFVMVQHSPETFVKREVKLGISDGVRVEVLSGLKPGERVVTRGAIYVKMAQSSGALDAHSGHIH
- a CDS encoding efflux RND transporter permease subunit, producing MLDRIIKFSLNNKYLILVSTLVLILVGLRTVSTMDIDVFPDLTAPTVVVLTDAHGMAAEEVERLVTFPIETAVNGATDVRRVRSVSAQGFSFVWVEFDWGADIFKARQIVSEKLINVSQQMPMGVGQPMLAPQSSVMGEIFFVGLQADSTSMMELRTLAEWTVKPLILATGGVSQVTIIGGDYKQYQVVANPTRMLHLGISMHELVEACKYISLNSNAVNIREYGNEYVVRGIARTADIEQLGQTLVTTRNGLPVKVSDVADIKIGAAPKMGYASFNASPAVILAISKQPNINTLEVTKKIEENLENLKKSLPADVKLDTKIFRQADFIERSVGNVQQALIEGAIFVSIILFLFLGSFRTTIISLLAIPLSLLATFVVMKLLGLNINTMSLGGMAIAIGSLVDDAIIDVENVYKRLRQNRLKPKEERLSSFSIVFEASREIRASIMNATLIIIVAFVPLFFLSGMEGRMLKPLGISFIVSLFMSLLVAMTLTPVLARMLLTGDKYLKRNEKEKWLVIKLRNWYERSLTKALNHKWSVISSALILLIASVILLSGMGRNFLPEFNEGSLTLSVVTPPGTSLDETHKVGYYIEKQLLAIPEVISTARRTGRGELDEHSQATNSSEIDVNYQLKERSNDEFLADVRATLARIPGIAVTVGQPLGHRIDHMLSGTRASIAIKLFGDDLSRLYSLGNQIKSEIIGIEGLVDVNVEQQVEVPQIQIRANRAMLAEYGISIEEFNEFIDMVLGGEKLADIYEGQQRFDLVVRLDSSYTSTIDGLKSVLIDSPTHGKVPLEQVAEVVSVTGPNTISRENVQRKLVISANVAQRDLRSVVNDIKRTVEDKISFPEGYRIEYGGQFESEARASRTLMIASLISILVIFMLLVVEFRNFGLAGIILLNLPLALIGGVFAIWITSGVISIPAIIGFISLFGIATRNGILLISNYIRHHKMGVDIQEGVIQGSSDRLNAILMTALTAALALIPLAFKGHLSGNEIQSPMAKVILGGLLTSTFLNIYIIPIVYTMFVKNKKVKYDDIED